One window from the genome of Anopheles coluzzii chromosome X, AcolN3, whole genome shotgun sequence encodes:
- the LOC120961643 gene encoding alpha-N-acetylgalactosamine-specific lectin-like — MFLLSVRNAEKREAVIEYLDSTGYTNTHNGLIAWISANDLGEEGEFHWASTGERVNYQNWSETEPKNYKIDDCTGEDCAILEYWSDGGAIFNYTFNDRFCGREYMFICETLPK; from the coding sequence ATGTTCCTGCTGTCGGTGAGAAATGCCGAAAAGCGGGAAGCCGTCATCGAGTATCTGGACAGTACCGGGTACACGAATACGCACAACGGCCTGATAGCATGGATATCTGCAAACGATCTCGGCGAGGAGGGTGAATTCCACTGGGCCTCGACGGGGGAGCGCGTAAACTATCAGAACTGGAGCGAAACAGAACCGAAAAATTACAAGATCGACGACTGCACGGGAGAGGATTGCGCGATCCTGGAGTACTGGTCTGATGGTGGGGCCATCTTTAACTACACCTTCAACGATCGGTTCTGTGGGCGGGAATATATGTTTATCTGCGAAACGTTGCCTAAATAA